The genomic window GGCTGCGGAGGACGTCGAGCGCCAAGCCGACGACCACGATGTAAACGCCGATGTCGAAGATCGTGGAGGTGACGAACTTGACGTCGCCGAAGACCGGCAGCCAGAACTCTATGATCGCGCTCTGGAACACCTGTCCGCCAAGGAACAGCGGCACCAGGCCCGAGGCCGCCGCCGTCGCAAGTCCCGTCCCCAAAAGGGTGCCGGCACTGACTGTCGCAGCCTCGCTCAACTCGAAGCGGCCGCCTGCCAAGTACCTGATGGTCAGGGCAAGGCCCGCCGTGAGGCCGCCTGCAAAGCCGCCGCCGGGCAGGTTGTGGCCGGCGAGGAGGAGGTAGATGGAGAAGACGATCATCGAGTGGAAAATCAGCCTGGTCACCACCTCGAAGATGATGGAGCGGCGTTCGGGCGCCAAGGTGCGTCCCGCAACCAGCCATGCATCACGGCTGACGTCCGTGAACTTCTTCGCCAGGGCCAGCGTGACACCGTCACGCGAGTCACGCTCGACGCCGGTGCGGCGCCCCACGCTGCCTTCCGGCACCGCCTCCGAGGTCTTGATGCGGTCACCGCGGCTGCGGACGAAGATCAGGCTCGCGACACCCGTGGCTGCGATGGCGAGCACCGAAATCTCGCCGAACGTGTCCCAGGCGCGGATGTCCACCAAGGTCACGTTGACAACGTTCAAGCCGCCACCGCCCTCGTAGGCCAGACGGGGGAAGTCCAGGGAAATCGGCGTGGCCACGCGGGCGCCCATGGCGTAGATCGCCACGAAAATCATGGTGATGCCGAAGGCCGCGCCAATGATCACGCGGATCACCCGAAGCCGTCCGCCGGTCCTGTCGCGAAGCTCAGCGGGCAGGCTCCGCATGGCGAGCACGAACGCCACCAGGACAATCGTTTCCACCAGCATCTGTGTCAGTGCAAGGTCCGGGGCGCCCTGCAAGGCAAACATCAGGGCAATGCCGTAGCCCGTCACGGACACCATCAGCACCGCAAGGAAGCGCTTGTTGGCGCGGACAGCAGCCAGGGCGCCCACCACGATTCCGGCGCCGGCAACCATCTGCAGCGGAGAGTTTGGATCGATGAAGTAGATGCCGTCCGGCAGTGGCTTGTTGGCCGCGATCAAAGCCGCGAGTGGTACCGCGAAAGCTACGGTGAGGATGACCGTCAAGTAGAAATACAGCGAACCACGCTGCGTGCGGCCGGTGACCCAGACCGCGATGTCATCCAGGGCTCCGATGGTGTGCTGGTAGGCGCGGTCGCCGTCAATCCAGTCCGGAACCAGGCTTTGGGCGCGGGAGACGATGTTGCGTCCGTAGAACATCGCGGCACCGGCTGCAAAAGTCACCGCAGTCAACCCCAGCGCAGGGGTGAGGCCGTGCCACAAAGCCAAGTGTCCGGCGTCGACGGCGTCCGGGGCCTCGGCGAACAACGCCGCATAAGGCTGGATCCAGGTGTCAACGGCAGCGGGCCACACACCGTAGACAATGGTGAGCAGGCTCAGGATCGCCGGAGCCGCCAGGAACGCAGGCTTAATGGGCTTGAACGGCGTTGGCTCAACCCCCGGCTTGACCGCAAACGCCCCCCACATGAACCGGGCGCTGTAGGCGAACGTGAGGATTGATCCGATCACCAGGCCAACCAGAATCCAGACACCCCATGCGGGAGCATCCTCGCCGGTGCCGTAATGGACGAACGCTTCAAACACGGACTCCTTGGCAACGAAGCCAGCCAAGGGTGGAACGCCGGCCATCGATGCTGCGGCGATTGCGGCCACAACTCCCAAAGCCCTCGACGAGCGGAAGACGCCGGATAGCTTACGGATATCGCGCGTCCCGGACTGGTGGTCGATGATGCCCACCACCAGGAAAAGCGCTGCTTTGAACAGGCCGTGTGCAAGGAGCAGCCCCAACCCGGCAAGTGCCGCATCCGGGCGTCCAAGCCCCACCACCATGGTGAGGAAGCCAAGCTGGCTGACGGTTCCATAGGCAAGGATGAGTTTGATGTCAGTCTGTCGGAGGGCGCGGTAACCGCCAACGAGCATGGTGGCCAGCCCGAGTCCCAGGACCACCGGCAGCCAGAATTCCGACTCGGAAAAGCCCGGAGCCAGCCGCGCCACAATGTAAATGCCCGCCTTCACCATCGCCGCGGCGTGCAGATACGCACTGACCGGGGTGGGGGCGGCCATGGCGCCCGGCAGCCAGAAGTGGAACGGGACCAGCGCCGATTTGGTGACAGCACCGGCAAGGACAAGTACGACGGCGGCCGTCACCGCACCCTGCATGGGTCCGGTCATGAGGGTGGCCGCTTGGTCCAGGATCGCTGAGATGCGGTACGTTCCAGCCGCTTGACCCATGATGATCAGGCCAACAAGCATCGCCAGGCCGCCGGCAGTGGTGACCATCAGCGCCTGCAGCGCCGAGCGGCGGGCTGCCAAACGGGTACGGGCGTAGCCGATCAGCAGGTAGGACAGGATGGTGGTGAGTTCCCAGAAGATGAACAGCATCAGCAGGTCATCGGAGGTGACCAAACCGAACATGGCTCCGGCAAAGGCCAACAATTGGGCGCCGAAGCCGCCGAGGTCTGCGTCCTCGTTCTTGAAGTACCGTGCGCAGTAGACCAGCACCAGCGATCCGACTCCGAGGATCAACAAGGACATGATCCACGCCAGGGGGTCCATGCGGAAGGCCAGCTCCAGCTTCAAGCTGGGTATCCACGGAAGGAGTTCTTCTATGCCGCCACCGGAATATACGGGCCCGTACTGAAAGACCAGCCAAACGAAGGCTGCTGCCGGCACCGCTGCCAACACGTAGAACGCGTTTCTGCCGAGTTTGCTGAAGATCAAGGGCGCCACAGTTGCCGCTGCAAAGGTGATGGCGAGAACTGTGATCACTGTTTTCTCCGCAAAGTCAGGAACGAATTGTCAAAGTTGGAGCAGGCGGTCATACGTTGGGTTCAGTTCATCTAGTTTATCAAGGGGGATGGACAGTTTTTCGCCAGGGAAGCAGCCCTGAGGTTACGTTTCAATCCCTGTTCTCCACATAGTGGGCTGTCATCCGCCCACCGTTCTCCCCTCCGCTATAGCATCGAGCTATGAACGCGGCCGCAGTTCCCGAAGCCTCCCACCCGACATCCGAGCTCGCCTCAGGACCTGTCGCCTCCAAGAAGGGCCAAATCCTTGCGTGGGCTTCCTGGGACTGGGGATCAGCGGCCTTCAACGCGGTGATGACCACGTTCGTCTTCACCGTGTACCTCACGTCCAACGCCTTCGGTGGTGAGGACGCTGCCTCCGCGGCCCTCGGGGCGGCCCTGGCCATCGCCGGACTGGCCATTGCCCTGCTGGCTCCGGTCACCGGGCAACGTTCTGACGCCGGCGGCCGCCGCAAGCTCTGGCTCGGCGTCAATACCGCGGCCACGGCTGTGCTGACTGCGCTCTGCTTCTTCGTCTTTCCCCGGCCCGAGTTCCTTCTGCTGGGCGTCTGCCTCATCGCGCTGGGCAACGTTTTCTTTGAGTTTGCCGGCGTCAACTACAACGCAATGCTGGCGCAGATCTCCACTCCAAAGAACATCGGCAAGGTCAGCGGGTTCGGCTGGGCCATGGGCTACCTCGGTGGAATCGTTGCCCTCCTGCTGGTTCTCCAACTGTTCGTCCAACCGTCCTTCGACTGGTTTGGCGCTTCCACCGAAGACTCCCTCAACATCCGCCTTGTAGCAGTCTTCTCGGCGCTCTGGTTCTTCATCTTTGCCCTGCCAGTGATGTTCGCGGTCCCTGAACTTCCGGTGAAGAAAGCCGCTGCTTCCTTGGGCTTCCTGGCTTCCTACAAATTGCTGATCCGCCGTATCGGGGCCATTTACCGGACCAGTCCCCACACCATCTACTTCCTTCTCTCCAGCGCGATCTTCCGCGATGGGCTCGCCGCTGTCTTCACTTTCGGTGGCGTCATCGCAGCCGGTACGTTCGGTTTCGAACTCAAGGAAGTCATCTTCTTCGCCATCTTCGGCAACGTGGTCGCGGCAGTGGGTGCGATCATTGGCGGATTCCTTGATGACAGGATCGGACCCAAAAGCGTCATCGTCCTTTCGCTGGTGGGCCTCCTCATCGCCGGCACCTTCATTCTGGTGCTGGGCAACGGTGACTACGTCTTCCTGGGCAATGAGTGGCCGGCGAGCAACACCTTTTGGATCTTCGGGCTTCTGCTCTGCCTCTTCGTAGGCCCGGCCCAGTCATCCTCGCGGGCCTACCTGGCAAGGCTTGCACCGGACGGTGAAGCCGGCGAGCTTTTCGGCCTGTACGCCACCACCGGCAGGGCTGTCAGCTTCCTTGCACCCACACTCTTTACCCTGTGCATCGCCATCGCCTCGCCCTTGGTTGCCGAGGGCGAAGCCCAACGTTGGGGCATTCTGGGAATCATGGTGGTGCTGCTGGCAGGCCTATTGGTGATACTGCCGGTCAAGCCGCCGGCCAAAGTGGAAATAGCTGTGGTCCCCGAGCGTTAACTACTAAGGACCGGCGGAGTGCGAGGGTCGCACCGGACCGGTTCAGGACAGTCTAGGGTGGAACTATGAACGTGGATGAGACCGAACTCCCGGGCCTGGGGATCCGCAAGGACTTCGTCACTGCCTCTGGTCGTCGTATCGGTGTAGTGGAGTTGCGTGAAGGCGAAACCGAGCTTTTCGTCTCAACCTGGGACGACCCCGACACCTGCCAAGCCTCCATTCCGCTGACTGCCGATGAAGCCGCAACCCTGGGAAACCTCCTCGGCGGCCAGCACATCGCCATGCGCTTGGCGGAGGCACACCGCGAGGTCCCGGGCATCGTCACACGCCAGTTCTCCATCACGCCCGACTCACCGTTCGTGAACCAGCCCATGGGCAAGGCCCAGGTCCGCACCCGGAGCGGCGTCTCCATCGTGGCGATCATGCGCGAAGGCGAGGTCGTCCCTTCGCCTGCACCCGACGTCGTACTTCACTCCGGTGATTTGCTCGTAGCAGTCGGTACGCAGGAAGGCCTTGACTCGGCAGCCGACATCCTCCGCAACGGCTGAACGGGATGGACCCACTCGCACTAGCCCTCGTTGAGTTGGGGGCCGTCGTCTTCTGCCTCGGCCTCCTGGCACGGCTGGCGGGCCGGATCGGAATGTCCCCCATCCCCCTCTATCTCGTGGGTGGGTTGGCCTTCGGAGCGGGTGGCTTCGTCAAACTGGACGGTATGCACGAGTTCGCGCATCTTTCCGGTGAAATCGGCGTGATTCTCCTACTGCTTATGCTCGGACTGGAATATACGGCTTCCGAGCTCGTCACCGGCCTGCGGCGATCCTGGCAAGCCGGGGTCATGGATTTTGTCTTCAACTTCCTCCCCGGCGCGGGCCTGGCCGTCCTCCTCGGATGGGGGCTGGTGGGCGCCATCGTCATGGGCGGCGTCACCTACATTTCCTCATCCGGAATCGCGGCCAAGGTTATCACCGACCTCGGCCGGATCGGCAACCGCGAAACCCCCGTGGTCCTCTCCATCCTCGTTTTCGAAGACCTCGCCATGGCCATCTACCTGCCCATCCTCACCGCCATCCTTGCCGGCGTGGGTTTCCTTGGCGGGCTGCAGACCGTTGGCATAGCCCTTGCCGTGGTCACCGTGGTGCTGGTGATCGCGCTCAAGCACGGACACCGGGTCTCGCAGGCAGTTCATAGCGAGAATTCCGAGGTGTTCCTGCTGAATGTCCTGGGACTGGCTCTTTTGGTTGCCGGCATCGCTTCCGCGCTCCAGGTATCAGCAGCCGTGGGAGCGTTCATGCTGGGCATTGCCATCTCCGGCGCAACGGCGCACAACGCAACCCGCATCCTCGAACCGTTGAGGGACCTCTTCGCGGCGATCTTCTTCGTAGCTTTCGGACTCAACACCGACCCCACTTCCATACCTCCGGTCCTCGGCTGGGCCCTTGTCCTGGCCGTCGTCACTGCAGCAACCAAGATGCTGACCGGGTTCTGGGCCGCGAAACGTGCCGGTATAGCCATGCCCGGCCGCTTCCGTGCTGGAGCAGCCTTGATCGCCCGCGGTGAATTCTCCATAGTCATCGCTGGCCTGGCCGTCGCTTCGGGGGCAGTCCCCGACGAGCTCGCCGCACTCGCCACGGCCTACGTCCTCATCATGGCCATCCTGGGTCCGTTGGCCGCCCGCTTCGTGGAACCGGTGGTCAAGGCCCTCCGCCGAACCCCCGGCGCCCCACCCCGGGCCGCCGAGCGGGCCCCGGCCTAACGCCGGCGCCAGCTCACCACGCCCTCCCCTCCCCTGCCCTCCGCCGAGGGGCGACATCTCAACCCCTCCCCTCCGCCGAGGGGCGACATCTCGACTCCAAAGCCCACCCAAACGGGCGAAAGCTAACCCCTCGGCGACCACCCACCCCGGATCAAAGACTCCCGGATCCGACGCGCGACACCGTCATAGCCGAGCTCCCGAATCTGCTCCACTGTGACCACAACGGAGATCCAGCCGTTTGCTGCAAGCGCGGCTTCCCTTCGGATGTCGGATTCCTTCTGCGCGGCGCTAAGGTGATGGCCGCCGTCGTAATTGATTGCCACTTTGAAGCTTGGAAAGGCGAGATCCGGCCACGCCACTTCGCGCCCTGAGCCATCGCGTACCACGTAGCTCAGCACGGGTTCAGGTAAGAAGCCCCTGCCGATCGCCAAACGCAAGCTCGTCTCAGGCACGGAATCAGCCCCCACCCGCGCCAATTCCAACGCGGCGCGGGCTTTGCGGATGCCACGCATGCCGGCATGCCGATAGACCTGCGCCTTGAGATCGTCAAGGGAACAGAGAGGTATCCGATTGTGCCCAAAACTCCTCGTTTGCCTGCAGATGAAATGGTCGGCGGCTGCGACCAAGTCCTCGAAGGGCAGCACAGCAGCCAGGTCCAGCCATGTACGGGCGGGGCTTGTCAGGGGAATCCCTTGCCAGGTTCTGACATCGGACTTCGCCAACACCATCCGATGCCCCTTGACTCCCTTGCGTTGGGGCCGGAAAGCACCGTCGGGCCTCGTCAAATGAAGCAGGAAATCCTGCTGTGAATCCCAAGGGAGGGGGCAGCCCCAGAGCATGGCAGCCGTTTCACGACAGCAAATGGCTCCCTCACTGATCCCGGTAAGGAGTCTCGCTGTATGGGCAAGATCCTGCTCCTCACCCCAAGGAACGCGGATTCCCCGGCTGGCCACCTGGAGATCGCTGTTCCACGCACGATGATCCGGAATGCCTGCCGCCCGTTGCTCGGCAAGCGTAAAGGAACGGCCCAGAAACTCAATCGGGAGTGGTGCGGAAATCCTCATCAGCCATTGTTGGCATGGTCTTGGAGGCCCCGAGAGGTTACCCACAGTGTGGAGGACTAGTGGAGCTCCGACAGCCCCATCGAGGGGCGGGATCTCAACCGAAAAACCCACTCAAAGTGCCGAAAGCTAACCCCTCGCGGGGAATGACGCCCACCAAAGTGCCGAGAACTAACCCCTCGCGAGGAATGACACCCACCAAAGTGCCGAGAGCTAACCCCTCGCGAGGAATGACACCCACCAAAGCGCCGAGAGCTAACCCCTCGCGGGTAGGGCGGGTTAGATGGACGTCCGGTGGAAGTTCTGGTGGCTGCGGCTGGCGGTGGGGCCGCGCTGGCCCTGGTACCGGTTGCCGTATTCACCGGAACCGTAGGGGTGTTCTGCTGATGAGGTCAGCCGGAAGAAGCACAACTGGCCGATCTTCATGCCGGGCCACAGCTTGATGGGCAGGGTTGCCACGTTGGACAGTTCCAACGTCACGTGGCCCGAGAATCCGGGGTCGATGAAGCCTGCAGTGGAGTGCGTGAGCAGTCCGAGCCGGCCCAGTGAGGATTTACCTTCAAGGCGGGCAGCAATGTCGTCGGCGAGGCTGACCGTTTCATACGTGGAGCCCAGGACGAACTCGCCGGGGTGCAGGATGAAGGGTTCGTCGCCTTCAACTTCAACCAACCGGGTCAGCTCGGGCTGTTCCTCGGCGGGGTCGATGTGGGCGTATTTGTGGTTGTCGAACAGCCGGAAGAACCGGTCGATCCGGACGTCCACGGAAGACGGCTGCACCATCGCGGGGTCGTACGGCTCAAGAACAATCCGTTGGGAGTCTATTTCGGCACGTATGTCGCGGTCAGAGATCAGCACAGCATCAAAAATACCCCATGCGTCCAAGTCCCCATGCATTGTCCGGGCGGCCTCGTGGGACTATAGTTCCCGGACATGTAGAGCCGCGCCCGTACCTGGGGGCAACGAGCATTCGCGGGGTAATTGTGAAAAAACTGGCAGTGCCGGCTTCCATTGTGCTGGCCGGGGCGCTGGCCCTTGGCGTGGCGGCTTCCAGCCAGATCCTTCCAGCTACGAACGCAGGTCCCGGCGGCGGCACCACCCCCTCCGCCAGCGTCGAGTCTGGTTTAACGGCACCTGAGTCAAGTACGACGCCGGACGCCTCACCTTCCGTCGACGCCCCCGCCACCGGGGAGGCCTCCGACCCCGCCTCTCTTCCCACCCCGGAGGAAGGATCCCCCAGCAGCGTACCCACCAGGCCCATTGCCGTGGACCCTGTCATTGAGACGCCACCGCCGGTGCCGAACATCGGACCTTCATGGGGTCCTGATGGTCCGTCAACGGAAGGCCCGGAGAACCCGGCCCCAAGTGATCCTGTGGTTTCCAGTCCTGCTGAACCATCGCCGTCGTCATCCTCGGAACTTCCGGCGCCGACAGCGCCGGCCATGGGCCCCGTCCCCACGGCTTCTGCCTCCGGCTCAGCGGCACCGACGGCGACCCAGACATCCACCCAGGCACCAACACCAACACCAGAGCCCACGCCGTCTGTCAGTCCGACGTCGCCCACACCGTCCCCCACTCGGACGGCAACCCCAACGGCAACTCCCACGGCTTCGCCGTCGGGACCGGCTTCGGCAACACCAGCGCCCAGCGCCACACCAACAGACAGCGCCACACCAACAGACAGCGCCACACCTGCCCCCACGCTGACGCAAACACCAACGCAGGAACCATCAACCACCCCCTTTCCCGGCAAATCCCCCAGCGGTGAAACCAACCCGGACAACGGTGCCCTGGCCCTGCTCCCGGACAGCAATTCCGCCGCGATCCTGACGGTGTTCAACGCGATCAACAGCTACCGGGCGTCCCTGGGTCTGGCCCCGGTGAAGTATCACGCCACAGTGGCGGGCCTGGCCCAGGAGTGGTCGAACAACATCGCAACACGGGAAGTGATCCAGCACCGACCCAATTTCTGGACAGACCCGCGGGCGCTGAGTCCCAACAATGGTGCCGGTGAGGTCATCGCCGTCCGCTGGGACCGCGATGCTGCGCAGCTGGTGGAGTGGTGGAAGGGTTCTCCGGGGCACGATGCCCTGCTGCGCGATCCCCGGTTCAACGTCATGGGCATCGGCATTACGTACACGGACGGTAACTGGCAGACCACGCCGAACCGCTACACCCTCTGGGGTGTAGTGAACTTCTTCGGATACACCACGCTCCCGGCCGGAACCACTACGTCACCGGGCGGAACTGTCACTCCCCCCGCGGATCCCATTGGAGCGTGCCAGCCCGGGGATAAGTACCAGCCGCCCACCCTGAACCTCAGCAACGCCTCCATCAGGAGTGCAGCCGACCTCGTCTCCATCGCGGCGGACGGAACCGTGTATTCCTACCCTTCCCTGGGGAATGCGAAGTACGGCGCGGCCCGCAAGATCGGCATTGGTTTCACCGGGCTCAAGGAACTGTTCGTCAGTGACTGGGACCGCGACGGCGTCTTCGACCTCATTTCCCAACGCACCGACGGAGCACTGCTGGTGTATCCGGGCAGGCAGACGGGCGGATTCGGCTCGCCAGGGGTTTTGGGCCACGGATGGCAGTCCCTGAACATATCCGTGGGCAACTGGTGTGCCAACAACAGGCTTCCGCAAATTGTGGCCATGGACGCTTCGGGCGGTCTCTGGTTATACAAGAACGCGGGGATGACGTACATCCGTTCCCAGGCAGCGATCGGCGCGGGCAACAAGGCCATCCGGCTCAGCATGGTTGATTACAACGCGGATGGCTTCCAGGATCTCCTGACCGTCGAGCCCAACGGTTCCCTGCGCTTGTACCGGGGCACCGGCCTTGCTACGCCCAAGCAGGAAGCGCGGCCTGTGGTGGGTGCTGCGTGGACGGACTACTCGGGTCTGCGTTCACTGAAGGGCGTAACGGGAGCGAACACCACCGGCATCGCGGGACTGGGTACCAACGGGGTACTGGAGTACTGGGACCTCACCTCGGGAAGGCTGACGACGCCGGTCGCCGTGGGTGGCGGGTGGAGCGGCTACAAGCTCGCCCAATAGCCACCCAACACCCAATAGCCGCCCAACACGGCGGCAGCCCGGGCGGGCAACACCGCCCAAAAGCCGGGCAACAACGGAACCGCTCACACCACCGAGCGGGACTCCATCACGGTCTTGAGCTGCTCCAGCTGGGCGACTTCACTTTCCATGGTTTTCTGGATCATGCCGTTCATGAGCTTCCGGAGGCCCTTGGGGTGGTATTCGAGGGCGAACCGGAGCCGGGTTGTTTGGCCTTCGGTGCTGAGGTAGTAGCCGCCGGTGGGCCGGGCGGGACCTGCGACGACGGCGAACCGCACTTCCGCTCCCGGCCTGGCCTCGGTGATCTGGAAATCGGCGGCGATGGGCCGGCCGCCGGGTCCGTTGAGGGTCTGCTGGTAGAGCGCGCCTTTTTGGCCACGGATGCCGGAACGGAGCGAGATGCTGCGGATTCCGGAGCGCCAGAGGGAGTTGTTCATGCCGTCCATGAGGAATCCGTAGACGGTCATGGCGTCCCGGCTGATCACCACTTCGTAGTCTGCAAATGCCATGGAAACCTCTTTCGCGTACGGTTCGAATGTCTTAGCCCGGTTCCCCATACGCAGCAGCTAACACCTTCAGAATAGTCAGCGGACCATGAACGGGCACACATAAAGGTCGAGCCTTGACCGAATGGTTATCTGGCGCCTTCATAAAGTGACCACTGACAGGGCAAGGCGCTACGGGGTAGAGTTCCCGAGGCTGGCTTAAACCGATGTGGGGGCATTATGCGGGTTCTGAAACAACAAACTTTCGCTTCAAAGGCACGACGCCGGGTGGCCGCGTGCGCTGTTTTCCTCGCCGTCGCGGTGGCTGGTGGGGTTGTCACAGCGGTTCCGGCAACAGCGGCACCACCGCTTGCAAGCACCCCGGCGAAGACAGCAGTCCCCACAACTGTCAATCCTTTGCCGAGCGTGGATCCCATCGGGGATCCAGCCAGCTTTTCGGTCCTGGTCAACAAGTCGCGGCCGCTGAATCCGGCGAGCTACGCGCCGTCGGACCTTATTAACGCACGCGGCTCGGGCCAGTACATGCGGGCGGAAGCTGCCGCCTGGCTCAACGGCTTGTTCCAAGGGGCCGCTGACGCAGGTACCGGCGGGTTGTCGATCGTCAGCGGCTACCGTTCCTACGCCACCCAAACCCAGGTTTACTGGGGCTACGTCAACGCCTACGGCCAGGCCTATGCGGATACCATTTCGGCCCGGCCCGGCTACAGCGAGCACCAGACTGGCCTCGCCATGGACATCGGCAACGCTGCCGGCAGTTGTGGGCTCAGCACTTGCTTCGGCGATACAGCCGCGGGCAAGTGGGTGGCGGCCAACGCCCACAAGTACGGTTTCATTGTCCGCTACCCCAACGGCTACACGGGCACCACCGGGTACAGCTACGAGCCCTGGCATCTGCGCTACGTGGGCGTAGACCTGGCCACCGACATGAACCGGCGCGGGTTCCCCACGTTGGAGCACTATTTCGCGGGCAACACCGCAGCCGCGGCCAGCATCAAGTCCGGCGCGGACCTGGTGGCCGCAGACTCTTCCGGCCGCCTTTTGCGCTACCCCGCGACGGCGGCCGGCGGCTATGCAGGCGCCGTCCAGATCGGTTCGGGTTGGACCGGGTTGAAGCAGGCTTTCGTGGTGGATTGGGACATTGATGGCGTCTACGATCTCCTGGCGCAATGGAACAACGGCGTCCTCGGGGTCTATCGGGGCCTTCCGGGCGGCGGGTTCGCCAACCAGGTAGTGGTGGGCAACGGAGGCTGGGAGCGCATGACCATCACCGTGGGTAAGTGGACGCACGCGCATGGCCGGCCCGGCGTCGTCGGCTATTTCCCGGACGGCGTCCTGCGCTATTACCCCAACACCTTTGGTGGCGCGCTGAGCGCTCCGCAGATCATCGGGAAGGGCTGGAACGGCATGGAGTTGACCATCGCCGACTGGGAAGGCGATGGCGCCAACGACATCCTGGCGAGGACGGGCTCCGGGGCCCTCATCAACTACCGGGGCGACGGTTGGGCAGGCTTCTACGGGCCGGCCACTACCGTGGGCACGGGCTGGCAGTACATGCGGGTGCTGGCCCCGAGCTTCGGGCTGACCGGCGCGGGCACCCGCGGCATCACGGCACAGACTGCCGACGGCAACCTCTACAACTACGGCCTTGGCCGGGGCCAGTGGACAACGTACCGCCAGGTGGGTTCCGGATGGAACGGACTGAAACTGTTCAAGTAGGCGGCCGACGCGCTTGTCATGAGCTGCCCCTCAACTGCGCTAAGCTAGGACTCGCTCGGGCGAATTTCTCCCGGGCAGCGCGGGCGTAGCTCAATGGTAGAGCGCTAGCTTCCCAAGCTCGATACGCGGGTTCGATTCCCGTCGCCCGCTCAAGGAGAGCCCCGGATCCCAGGATCCGGGGCTTTTTCGTGGCCGGGAGCTTTTGCACTCCGGGCTTCCGCACATCCCGGGGCTGAAGTGTCCCGGGCGTTATCGTGCCCGCGGCTTTGCGCCCGGGGCTTTCGTATCCGGGCTCAAGTGTCCCGGGGCGATATCGTGCCCGCGGCTTTCCGCCGGGAGCTTTCGCGTTCCCAGCTTTCGCGTTCCGGGCTTTTGTATCCGGGCGGAAGGCCCGACGACGACGCTCGCCCCGCCGGGGCCGCGCGCCTGGCACCTGGGCAGGGAGGGTGACC from Arthrobacter sp. StoSoilB20 includes these protein-coding regions:
- a CDS encoding CAP domain-containing protein, encoding MPASIVLAGALALGVAASSQILPATNAGPGGGTTPSASVESGLTAPESSTTPDASPSVDAPATGEASDPASLPTPEEGSPSSVPTRPIAVDPVIETPPPVPNIGPSWGPDGPSTEGPENPAPSDPVVSSPAEPSPSSSSELPAPTAPAMGPVPTASASGSAAPTATQTSTQAPTPTPEPTPSVSPTSPTPSPTRTATPTATPTASPSGPASATPAPSATPTDSATPTDSATPAPTLTQTPTQEPSTTPFPGKSPSGETNPDNGALALLPDSNSAAILTVFNAINSYRASLGLAPVKYHATVAGLAQEWSNNIATREVIQHRPNFWTDPRALSPNNGAGEVIAVRWDRDAAQLVEWWKGSPGHDALLRDPRFNVMGIGITYTDGNWQTTPNRYTLWGVVNFFGYTTLPAGTTTSPGGTVTPPADPIGACQPGDKYQPPTLNLSNASIRSAADLVSIAADGTVYSYPSLGNAKYGAARKIGIGFTGLKELFVSDWDRDGVFDLISQRTDGALLVYPGRQTGGFGSPGVLGHGWQSLNISVGNWCANNRLPQIVAMDASGGLWLYKNAGMTYIRSQAAIGAGNKAIRLSMVDYNADGFQDLLTVEPNGSLRLYRGTGLATPKQEARPVVGAAWTDYSGLRSLKGVTGANTTGIAGLGTNGVLEYWDLTSGRLTTPVAVGGGWSGYKLAQ
- a CDS encoding M15 family metallopeptidase; translated protein: MRVLKQQTFASKARRRVAACAVFLAVAVAGGVVTAVPATAAPPLASTPAKTAVPTTVNPLPSVDPIGDPASFSVLVNKSRPLNPASYAPSDLINARGSGQYMRAEAAAWLNGLFQGAADAGTGGLSIVSGYRSYATQTQVYWGYVNAYGQAYADTISARPGYSEHQTGLAMDIGNAAGSCGLSTCFGDTAAGKWVAANAHKYGFIVRYPNGYTGTTGYSYEPWHLRYVGVDLATDMNRRGFPTLEHYFAGNTAAAASIKSGADLVAADSSGRLLRYPATAAGGYAGAVQIGSGWTGLKQAFVVDWDIDGVYDLLAQWNNGVLGVYRGLPGGGFANQVVVGNGGWERMTITVGKWTHAHGRPGVVGYFPDGVLRYYPNTFGGALSAPQIIGKGWNGMELTIADWEGDGANDILARTGSGALINYRGDGWAGFYGPATTVGTGWQYMRVLAPSFGLTGAGTRGITAQTADGNLYNYGLGRGQWTTYRQVGSGWNGLKLFK
- a CDS encoding SRPBCC family protein, with translation MAFADYEVVISRDAMTVYGFLMDGMNNSLWRSGIRSISLRSGIRGQKGALYQQTLNGPGGRPIAADFQITEARPGAEVRFAVVAGPARPTGGYYLSTEGQTTRLRFALEYHPKGLRKLMNGMIQKTMESEVAQLEQLKTVMESRSVV